A window of Paenibacillus sp. 19GGS1-52 contains these coding sequences:
- a CDS encoding glutathione peroxidase, translating into MSVYNYSARNIRGTEINLEQYRDKVLLIVNTASKCGFTSQYADLQKLYEKYQDRGLIILGFPSNQFGEEPGSNEEVHVFCQINYGVSFPLFEKIDVKGDDKHPLFNYLTEQAGFKGFDVSQSTGKLLQNMLETQDPATLATDEIKWNFTKFLIDRQGNVVHRFETPVDPMDIEPNIEALL; encoded by the coding sequence ATGAGCGTATATAATTATTCAGCCCGCAACATTCGTGGTACAGAAATCAATCTTGAACAATATAGAGATAAAGTCTTGCTGATCGTGAATACAGCCAGCAAATGCGGCTTCACTTCACAATATGCTGATTTGCAGAAGCTGTATGAGAAATATCAGGATCGTGGCCTGATCATTCTTGGTTTCCCTTCCAATCAGTTCGGAGAGGAGCCCGGCTCCAACGAAGAAGTACATGTATTTTGTCAGATCAACTATGGTGTTTCTTTCCCACTATTCGAGAAGATTGATGTGAAAGGTGACGACAAACATCCTCTATTTAACTATCTAACAGAGCAAGCTGGCTTTAAAGGCTTCGATGTGAGTCAATCTACAGGAAAGCTGCTGCAAAATATGCTTGAAACACAGGACCCTGCAACTTTAGCTACTGACGAGATTAAATGGAATTTCACTAAATTCCTGATTGATCGTCAGGGCAATGTAGTGCATCGGTTCGAAACCCCCGTTGACCCTATGGATATTGAGCCTAATATTGAAGCACTGCTGTAA